In Halomonas alkalicola, the following proteins share a genomic window:
- a CDS encoding nitrate reductase subunit alpha: MSHFIDRLNFFRKAREPFANEHGETREESRGWEDSYRQRWQHDKVVRSTHGVNCTGSCSWKIYVKNGLVTWETQQTDYPRTRPDLPNHEPRGCPRGASYSWYLYSANRLKYPLIRKPLLKLWRDALKEKKDPVDAWASIVEDPAKTKQYKRARGMGGFVRANWDELNELVAASNVYTAKQYGPDRIIGFSPIPAMSMVSYAAGSRYLSLIGGVCMSFYDWYCDLPPASPQTWGEQTDVPESADWYNSGYIIAWGSNVPQTRTPDAHFFTEVRYKGTKTVSITPDYAEVSKLTDEWLSVKQGTDAAIAMAMGHVILKEFHLERPSAYFTEYVRQYSDMPFLVELEQREDGSYVPGKQMRASDFDGGMGENNNPEWKTVAWDETRDQLVVPRGSIGFRWGEEGKWNLEPRDAAGDEIKPLLTLADHHDDVAKVAFPYFGGLKHEHFDHVESGGASDELLYHSLPAKRLKKADGSEVLAVTVFDLMCANYGIDRGFGEDDGAKSLDEVKPYTPAWQEKITGVPAEQVARIAREFAENADKTQGRSMIIVGAAMNHWYHMDMNYRGLINMLIMCGCIGQSGGGWAHYVGQEKLRPQTGWTPLAFGLDWNRPPRHMNSTSFFYNHSSQWRYEKLEIKEILSPLADHSKYTGSLIDFNVRSERMGWLPSAPQLGANPLRLAKAAEAAGLSTKDYAVEQLKAGKLAFAAEDPDNPQNFPRNLFIWRSNLLGSSGKGHEYMLKYLLGTRHGIQGKDLGDFGGQKPEEVKWHDEAPEGKLDLVVTLDFRMSSTCLYSDIVLPTATWYEKNDLNTSDMHPFIHPLTAATDPAWESRSDWDIYKGIAKEFSRVCVGHLGEETDLVTLPHQHDSPAELAQPEVLDWKKGECEPIPGKTMPALIEIKRNYPETYERFTSVGPLLESIGNGGKGISWNTDSEVELLGKLNHRKLEGSSKGRPQIETAIDAAEMILTLAPETNGQVAVKAWGALSKITGRDHTHLAINKEEEKIRFRDIVAQPRKIISSPTWSGLEDEHVSYNAGYTNVHEMIPWRTVSGRQQFYQDHAWMRAFGESLLTYRPPINTKTLVSFEAPADNGYKSKALNFITPHQKWGIHSTYSDNLLMLTLNRGGPVVWLSETDAAEVGIEDNDWVELYNANGSIAARAVVSQRVKAGMVMMYHAQERQVNVPGSEVSGTRGGMHNSVTRVCPKPTHMIGGYAQLSYSFNYYGTVGSNRDEFVMVRKMKHIDWLDGEGNDYVQEAVK; encoded by the coding sequence CCACCCACGGGGTGAACTGCACCGGCTCCTGCAGCTGGAAGATCTACGTCAAGAACGGCCTGGTCACCTGGGAGACCCAGCAGACCGACTATCCGCGCACCCGCCCGGACCTGCCCAACCACGAGCCGCGCGGCTGCCCGCGGGGCGCCAGCTACTCCTGGTACCTCTACAGCGCCAACCGCCTCAAGTACCCGCTGATCCGCAAGCCGCTGCTCAAGCTGTGGCGCGACGCCCTCAAGGAGAAGAAGGACCCGGTCGACGCCTGGGCCTCCATCGTCGAGGATCCCGCCAAGACCAAGCAGTACAAGCGCGCCCGCGGCATGGGCGGCTTCGTGCGGGCCAACTGGGACGAGCTCAACGAGCTGGTCGCCGCCTCCAACGTCTACACCGCCAAGCAGTACGGCCCGGACCGCATCATCGGCTTCTCGCCGATCCCCGCCATGTCCATGGTCAGCTACGCCGCGGGCAGCCGCTACCTGTCGCTGATCGGCGGCGTCTGCATGAGCTTCTACGATTGGTACTGCGACCTGCCGCCGGCCAGCCCCCAGACCTGGGGTGAGCAGACCGACGTGCCCGAGTCCGCCGACTGGTACAACTCCGGCTACATCATCGCCTGGGGCTCCAACGTGCCCCAGACCCGTACCCCGGACGCCCACTTCTTCACCGAGGTGCGCTACAAGGGCACCAAGACCGTCTCCATCACCCCGGACTACGCCGAGGTCTCCAAGCTCACCGACGAGTGGCTGTCGGTCAAGCAGGGCACCGATGCGGCCATCGCCATGGCCATGGGCCATGTGATCCTCAAGGAGTTCCATCTCGAGAGGCCCAGCGCCTACTTCACCGAGTACGTGCGCCAGTACTCCGACATGCCCTTCCTGGTGGAGCTGGAGCAGCGCGAGGACGGCAGCTACGTGCCGGGCAAGCAGATGCGCGCCAGCGACTTCGACGGCGGCATGGGCGAGAACAACAACCCCGAGTGGAAGACCGTGGCGTGGGACGAGACCCGCGACCAGCTGGTGGTGCCGCGCGGCTCCATCGGCTTCCGCTGGGGCGAGGAGGGCAAGTGGAACCTCGAGCCCCGCGACGCCGCCGGTGACGAGATCAAGCCGCTGCTGACCCTGGCCGACCACCACGACGACGTCGCCAAGGTCGCCTTCCCCTACTTCGGCGGGCTCAAGCACGAGCACTTCGACCACGTCGAGAGCGGCGGGGCCAGCGACGAGCTGCTCTACCACAGCCTGCCGGCCAAGCGCCTGAAGAAGGCCGACGGCAGCGAGGTGCTGGCGGTCACCGTCTTCGACCTGATGTGTGCCAACTACGGCATCGACCGCGGCTTCGGTGAGGATGACGGCGCCAAGTCCCTGGACGAGGTGAAGCCCTACACCCCCGCCTGGCAGGAGAAGATCACCGGCGTGCCCGCCGAGCAGGTCGCGCGCATCGCCCGCGAGTTCGCCGAGAACGCCGACAAGACCCAGGGCCGGTCCATGATCATCGTGGGTGCCGCGATGAACCACTGGTACCACATGGACATGAACTACCGCGGCCTGATCAACATGCTGATCATGTGCGGCTGTATCGGTCAGAGCGGTGGCGGCTGGGCCCACTATGTCGGCCAGGAGAAGCTGCGCCCGCAGACCGGCTGGACCCCGCTGGCCTTCGGCCTGGACTGGAACCGTCCGCCGCGCCACATGAACTCCACCTCCTTCTTCTACAACCACTCCTCCCAGTGGCGCTACGAGAAGCTCGAGATCAAGGAGATCCTCTCCCCGCTCGCCGACCACAGCAAGTACACCGGCAGCCTGATCGACTTCAACGTGCGCTCCGAGCGCATGGGCTGGCTGCCCTCCGCGCCCCAGCTGGGGGCCAACCCGCTGCGCCTGGCCAAGGCCGCCGAGGCCGCCGGCCTGTCCACCAAGGACTATGCCGTCGAGCAGCTCAAGGCCGGCAAGCTGGCCTTCGCCGCGGAAGATCCGGACAACCCCCAGAACTTCCCGCGCAACCTCTTCATCTGGCGCTCCAACCTGCTGGGCAGCTCCGGCAAGGGCCACGAGTACATGCTCAAGTACCTGCTGGGCACCCGCCACGGTATCCAGGGCAAGGACCTGGGCGACTTCGGCGGCCAGAAGCCGGAAGAGGTGAAGTGGCACGACGAGGCGCCGGAAGGCAAGCTCGACCTGGTGGTGACCCTGGACTTCCGCATGTCCTCCACCTGCCTCTACTCGGACATCGTGCTGCCGACGGCCACCTGGTACGAGAAGAACGACCTCAACACCTCGGACATGCACCCCTTCATCCACCCGCTGACCGCGGCCACCGACCCGGCGTGGGAGTCGCGCAGCGACTGGGATATCTACAAGGGCATCGCCAAGGAGTTCTCCCGGGTCTGCGTGGGGCACCTGGGCGAGGAGACCGATCTGGTCACCCTGCCGCATCAGCATGACTCCCCCGCCGAGCTGGCCCAGCCCGAAGTGCTTGACTGGAAGAAGGGCGAGTGCGAGCCGATCCCCGGCAAGACCATGCCGGCGCTGATCGAGATCAAGCGCAACTACCCCGAGACCTACGAGCGCTTCACCTCCGTGGGCCCGCTGCTGGAGAGCATCGGCAACGGCGGCAAGGGCATCAGCTGGAACACCGACTCCGAGGTGGAACTGCTCGGCAAGCTCAACCATCGCAAGCTGGAGGGCTCCTCCAAGGGCCGCCCGCAGATCGAGACCGCCATCGACGCGGCCGAGATGATCCTGACCCTGGCGCCGGAGACCAACGGTCAGGTGGCGGTGAAGGCCTGGGGCGCGCTCTCCAAGATCACCGGGCGGGATCACACCCACCTGGCGATCAACAAGGAGGAGGAGAAGATCCGCTTCCGCGACATCGTCGCCCAGCCGCGCAAGATCATCTCCAGCCCGACCTGGTCCGGCCTCGAGGACGAGCACGTCTCCTACAACGCCGGCTACACCAACGTGCACGAGATGATTCCGTGGCGCACCGTGAGCGGCCGCCAGCAGTTCTATCAGGATCACGCCTGGATGCGCGCCTTCGGCGAGAGCCTCCTGACCTACCGTCCGCCGATCAACACCAAGACCCTGGTGAGCTTCGAGGCGCCGGCAGACAACGGCTACAAGAGCAAGGCGCTGAACTTCATCACGCCGCACCAGAAGTGGGGGATCCACTCCACCTACTCGGACAACCTGCTGATGCTGACGCTGAACCGCGGCGGCCCGGTGGTGTGGCTCTCCGAGACCGACGCCGCCGAGGTGGGCATCGAGGACAACGACTGGGTCGAGCTGTACAACGCCAACGGCTCCATCGCCGCGCGGGCTGTGGTCAGCCAGCGGGTCAAGGCCGGCATGGTGATGATGTACCACGCCCAGGAGCGCCAGGTGAACGTGCCGGGCTCCGAGGTCTCCGGCACCCGCGGGGGCATGCACAACTCCGTGACCCGGGTCTGCCCGAAGCCGACCCACATGATCGGCGGCTACGCGCAGCTCTCCTACAGCTTCAACTACTACGGCACCGTCGGTTCCAACCGCGATGAGTTCGTCATGGTTCGCAAGATGAAGCACATCGACTGGCTGGATGGCGAGGGCAATGACTACGTGCAGGAGGCCGTGAAATGA